A region of Lagenorhynchus albirostris chromosome 20, mLagAlb1.1, whole genome shotgun sequence DNA encodes the following proteins:
- the CHD3 gene encoding chromodomain-helicase-DNA-binding protein 3 isoform X4, translating into MVVSEEEEEEEEEGDEEEEEVEAADEDYEEDDDEGVLGRGPGHDRGRDRHSPPGCHLFPPPPPPPLPPPPPPPPPPPDKDDIRLLPSALGVKKRKRGPKKQKENKPGKARKRKKLDSEEEFGSERDEYREKSESGGSEYGTGPGRKRRRKHREKKEKKTKRRKKGEGDGGQKQVEQKSSATLLLTWGLEDVEHVFSEEDYHTLTNYKAFSQFMRPLIAKKNPKIPMSKMMTILGAKWREFSANNPFKGSAAAVAAAAAAAAAAVAEQVSAAVSSATPVAPSGPPALPPPPAADIQPPPIRRAKTKEGKGPGHKRRSKSPRVPDGRKKLRGKKMAPLKIKLGLLGGKRKKGGSSDEGPEPEAEESDLDSGSVHSASGRPDGPVRTKKLKRGRPGRKKKKVLGCPAVAGEEEVDGYETDHQDYCEVCQQGGEIILCDTCPRAYHLVCLDPELDRAPEGKWSCPHCEKEGVQWEAKEEEEDYEEEGEEEGEKEEEDDHMEYCRVCKDGGELLCCDACISSYHIHCLNPPLPDIPNGEWLCPRCTCPVLKGRVQKILHWRWGEPPVAVPAPQQADGNPDAPPARPLQGRSEREFFVKWVGLSYWHCSWAKELQLEIFHLVMYRNYQRKNDMDEPPPLDYGSGEDDGKSDKRKVKDPHYAEMEEKYYRFGIKPEWMTVHRIINHSVDKKGNYHYLVKWRDLPYDQSTWEEDEMNIPEYEDHKQSYWRHRELIMGEDPAQPRKYKKKKKELQGDGPPSSPTNDPTVKYEAQPRFITATGGTLHMYQLEGLNWLRFSWAQGTDTILADEMGLGKTIQTIVFLYSLYKEGHTKGPFLVSAPLSTIINWEREFQMWAPKFYVVTYTGDKDSRAIIRENEFSFEDNAIKGGKKAFKMKREAQVKFHVLLTSYELITIDQAALGSIRWACLVVDEAHRLKNNQSKFFRVLNGYKIDHKLLLTGTPLQNNLEELFHLLNFLTPERFNNLEGFLEEFADISKEDQIKKLHDLLGPHMLRRLKADVFKNMPAKTELIVRVELSPMQKKYYKYILTRNFEALNSRGGGNQVSLLNIMMDLKKCCNHPYLFPVAAMESPKLPSGAYEGGALIKASGKLMLLQKMLRKLKEQGHRVLIFSQMTKMLDLLEDFLDYEGYKYERIDGGITGALRQEAIDRFNAPGAQQFCFLLSTRAGGLGINLATADTVIIFDSDWNPHNDIQAFSRAHRIGQANKVMIYRFVTRASVEERITQVAKRKMMLTHLVVRPGLGSKAGSMSKQELDDILKFGTEELFKDENEGENKEEDSSVIHYDNEAIARLLDRNQDATEDTDVQNMNEYLSSFKVAQYVVREEDKIEEIEREIIKQEENVDPDYWEKLLRHHYEQQQEDLARNLGKGKRVRKQVNYNDAAQEDQDNQSEYSVGSEEEDEDFDERPEGRRQSKRQLRNEKDKPLPPLLARVGGNIEVLGFNTRQRKAFLNAVMRWGMPPQDAFTTQWLVRDLRGKTEKEFKAYVSLFMRHLCEPGADGSETFADGVPREGLSRQQVLTRIGVMSLVKKKVQEFEHINGRWSMPELMPDPSADSKRSSRASSPTKTSPTTPEASAANSPCTSKPATPAPSEKGDGVRTPLEKDEAENQEEKPEKNSKIGEKMETEADTPSPAPSLGERLEPRKIPLEDEVPGVPGEMEPEPGYRGDREKSATESTPGERGEEKPMDGQEHRERPEGETGDLGKRAEDVKGDRELRPGPPRDEPRSNGRREEKAEKPRFMFNIADGGFTELHTLWQNEERAAVSSGKLNEIWHRRHDYWLLAGIVLHGYARWQDIQNDAQFAIINEPFKTEANKGNFLEMKNKFLARRFKLLEQALVIEEQLRRAAYLNLSQEPAHPAMALHARFAEAECLAESHQHLSKESLAGNKPANAVLHKGKGRGGPARGRAHNAASEPAGGVAERHEGGRDPPASHAVPNTPHRSPPSDVRAQHPQPAGQQGHGASPHTGLPPGSVRYTSGVRGSLQRRTRRGPGRRRRQLQPDACRVLHHSRHQRPSSAGEEGEGNGGGIGVRRAGSEGAPSRGGDLYRRLTGSQACPSPRPRPRGRPPAQALGPAASPPPSPPLGPPLG; encoded by the exons atggtggtgtcggaggaggaagaagaggaggaagaagagggcgacgaggaggaggaggaggtggaggcggCCGACGAGGACTACGAGGAGGACGACGACGAGGGAGTACTCGGGCGCGGGCCGGGCCACGACCGGGGCCGCGACCGCCACAGCCCCCCCGGCTGCCACCTcttcccgccgccgccgccgccgccgctgcccccgccgccgccgccgccacccccACCGCCAG ATAAGGATGACATTCGGCTGCTGCCTTCAGCACTGGgtgtgaagaagagaaaaagaggaccCAAGAAGCAGAAGGAGAACAAGCCAGGAAAAGCCCGAAAACGCAAGAAGCTT GACAGCGAGGAGGAATTTGGCTCTGAGCGAGATGAGTACCGGGAGAAGTCAGAGAGTGGAGGCAGTGAATATGGAACTGGACCAGGTCGGAAACGGAGACggaagcacagagaaaaaaaggagaagaagacgAAGCGGCggaaaaagggggagggagatggggggcaAAAG CAGGTGGAACAGAAGTCATCGGCAACTCTGCTTCTGACTTGGGGCCTGGAGGACGTGGAACATGTGTTCTCTGAGGAGGATTACCACACACTCACCAACTACAAAGCCTTTAGCCAGTTCATGAG GCCCCTGATTGCTAAGAAGAATCCTAAGATCCCAATGTCTAAGATGATGACCATCCTTGGGGCCAAGTGGAGAGAGTTCAGCGCCAACAACCCCTTCAAGGGGTCGGCAGCTGCTGtggcggcagcggcggcagcggcggccgcAGCTGTAGCTGAGCAGGTGTCAGCAGCTGTCTCATCGGCCACCCCCGTAGCACCTTCCGGACCCCCCGCCCTTCCACCACCCCCTGCTGCTGAtatccagcccccacccatccgaAGAGCCAAAACCAAAGAGGGCAAAG GTCCAGGCCACAAGAGGCGGAGTAAGAGTCCCCGAGTGCCTGATGGACGCAAGAAGCTTCGGGGAAAGAAGATGGCCCCACTCAAAATCAAACTAGGGCTGCTGGGCGgcaagaggaagaagggaggctCG AGTGACGAGGGCCCTGAACCAGAGGCTGAGGAGTCAGACCTGGACAGTGGCAGTGTCCACAGTGCCTCAGGCCGCCCTGATGGCCCTGTCCGCACCAAGAAACTGAAGAGAGGCCGgccaggaaggaagaagaagaagg TCCTGGGCTGTCCTGCAGTGGCCGGGGAGGAGGAGGTTGATGGCTACGAGACGGATCACCAGGATTACTGTGAGGTGTGCCAGCAGGGTGGGGAAATTATTCTGTGTGACACCTGCCCTCGTGCCTACCACCTCGTCTGCCTCGATCCTGAGCTCGACCGGGCTCCTGAGGGCAAATGGAGCTGCCCCCACTGC GAGAAGGAGGGGGTACAGTGGGAggccaaggaggaggaggaagactatgaagaggagggggaagaggagggggagaaggaggaagaggacgaCCACATGGAGTACTGCCGTGTGTGCAAGGATGGCGGGGAGCTCCTGTGCTGTGACGCCTGCATCTCCTCCTACCACATTCACTGCCTGAACCCCCCGCTGCCTGACATCCCCAACGGCGAGTGGCTGTGTCCCCGATGCACA TGTCCCGTGCTGAAAGGCCGTGTGCAGAAGATCCTACACTGGCGGTGGGGGGAGCCCCCTGTGGCAGTGCCGGCCCCCCAACAGGCAGACGGGAATCCAGATGCCCCACCCGCACGTCCTCTTCAAGGCAGATCGGAGAGAGAGTTCTTTGTCAAGTGGGTAGGACTGTCCTACTGGCACTGCTCCTGGGCCAAGGAGCTTCAG CTGGAAATTTTCCACTTGGTAATGTACCGAAACTATCAACGGAAGAATGACATGGACGAGCCCCCACCCCTCGACTACGGCTCTGGTGAGGATGATGGGAAGAGTGACAAACGCAAGGTGAAGGACCCGCACTATGCCGAGATGGAGGAGAAGTACTATCGTTTCGGCATCAAGCCAGAGTGGATGACCGTCCACCGGATCATCAACCACAG TGTGGATAAGAAGGGAAATTACCACTATCTAGTGAAATGGAGGGACTTGCCATATGACCAGTCCACGTGGGAGGAAGATGAAATGAACATCCCTGAATATGAAGACCATAAACAAAGCTACTGGAGACACCG AGAACTAATTATGGGGGAGGACCCCGCCCAGCCCCGCAagtataagaagaagaagaaggagctGCAGGGTGATGGGCCTCCCAGCTCTCCTACTAATGAT CCGACAGTGAAATACGAGGCTCAGCCACGGTTCATCACAGCCACTGGAGGCACGCTGCACATGTATCAGCTGGAGGGGTTGAACTGGCTACGCTTCTCGTGGGCCCAGGGCACTGACACCATTCTGGCTGATGAGATGGGACTGGGCAAGACCATACAAACCATCGTCTTCCTCTACTCACTGTATAAGGAG GGCCACACAAAGGGTCCCTTCCTGGTGAGCGCCCCGCTCTCCACCATCATTAACTGGGAGCGGGAGTTCCAGATGTGGGCACCCAAGTTCTATGTGGTGACGTACACGGGTGACAAGGACAGCCGAGCCATCATTCGTGAGAATGAGTTTTCCTTTGAAGACAACGCCATCAAAGGTGGCAAGAAAGCTTTTAAGATGAAG AGGGAGGCGCAGGTGAAGTTCCATGTTCTCCTGACATCATATGAGCTGATCACCATTGATCAGGCAGCTCTTGGCTCCATCCGCTGGGCCTGTCTCGTGGTGGATGAGGCCCATCGGCTCAAGAACAACCAGTCCAAG TTTTTCAGGGTCCTCAATGGCTACAAGATAGATCATAAGTTGCTGCTGACAGGGACTCCACTGCAGAATAACCTGGAGGAGCTCTTCCATCTGCTGAACTTCCTCACCCCAGAGAGGTTTAA CAatctggaaggcttcctggaggagtttGCCGACATATCCAAAGAAGACCAGATTAAGAAACTTCATGACTTGCTGGGGCCACATATGCTGAGGAGGCTCAAGGCTGATGTCTTTAAGAATATGCCGGCCAAGACAGAGCTCATTGTCCGCGTGGAGCTGAGCCCCATGCAGAA GAAATACTACAAGTATATCCTGACCCGAAATTTTGAGGCCTTGAACTCACGAGGAGGTGGGAACCAAGTGTCATTGCTTAACATCATGATGGATCTTAAGAAGTGCTGCAACCATCCGTATCTCTTTCCTGTGGCTGCTATG GAGTCCCCCAAACTTCCCAGTGGGGCATATGAGGGTGGGGCACTTATTAAGGCATCTGGGAAGCTCATGCTGTTGCAGAAGATGCTGCGGAAGCTGAAGGAGCAAGGACACAGAGTGCTCATCTTCTCGCAG ATGACCAAAATGTTAGACTTGCTAGAGGACTTCTTAGACTACGAAGGCTACAAGTATGAGCGCATTGATGGCGGCATCACTGGtgccctgaggcaggaggccATCGATCGCTTCAATG CTCCTGGGGCCCAACAATTCTGCTTCCTCCTGTCCACCCGGGCTGGAGGGCTGGGCATCAATCTGGCCACTGCCGACACTGTCATCATCTTTGATTCAGACTGGAACCCCCATAATGATATCCAG GCCTTCAGCCGTGCTCATCGGATCGGCCAGGCCAACAAAGTGATGATTTACCGGTTTGTGACTCGCGCATCAGTGGAAGAGCGAATCACACAGGTGGCCAAGAGAAAGATGATGCTGACGCATCTGGTGGTGCGGCCTGGGCTGGGCTCCAAGGCGGGCTCCATGTCCAAGCAGGAGCTGGATGACATCCTCAAATTTGGCACCGAGGAGCTATTTAAGGATGAAAATGAGG GGGAGAACAAGGAGGAGGACAGCAGTGTGATTCACTATGACAACGAGGCCATCGCTCGGCTCCTGGACCGGAACCAGGATGCAACTGAGGACACTGACGTGCAGAACATGAATGAGTATCTCAGCTCCTTCAAGGTGGCCCAGTACGTGGTGAGGGAAGAAGACAAG ATTGAGGAAATTGAACGAGAGATCATCAAGCAGGAGGAGAACGTGGATCCCGACTACTGGGAGAAGCTGCTGAGACACCACTACGAGCAGCAGCAGGAAGACCTGGCCCGCAACCTCGGCAAAGGCAAGAGGGTCCGCAAGCAGGTTAACTACAACGATGCTGCTCAGGAGGACCAAG ATAACCAGTCAGAGTACTCAGTGGGATcagaggaggaggatgaagaCTTTGATGAGCGTCCTGAAG GGCGTCGACAGTCCAAGAGGCAGCTCCGGAACGAAAAGGATAAGCCACTGCCTCCACTGCTGGCTCGAGTTGGGGGCAACATTGAG GTGTTGGGATTCAACACCCGTCAGCGGAAGGCCTTCCTCAATGCTGTGATGCGCTGGGGCATGCCACCACAGGACGCCTTCACCACCCAGTGGCTGGTGCGGGACCTCAGGGGCAAGACTGAAAAAGAGTTCAA GGCCTATGTGTCTTTGTTCATGCGCCATCTCTGTGAGCCCGGGGCAGACGGCTCTGAAACCTTTGCTGACGGGGTCCCTCGGGAGGGACTGAGTCGCCAGCAAGTGTTGACCCGCATTGGAGTCATGTCTCTCGTCAAGAAGAAG GTTCAGGAGTTTGAGCACATCAATGGGCGCTGGTCTATGCCGGAGCTGATGCCCGACCCCAGTGCTGACTCCAAGCGTTCCTCCAGAGCCTCCTCTCCTACCAAAACGTCTCCCACCACTCCTGAGGCTTCTGCTGCAAACAGTCCCTGCACCTCAAAACCTG CTACTCCAGCTCCCAGTGAGAAAGGAGATGGCGTAAGGACACCTCTGGAGAAGGATGAAGCAGAAAACCAGGAGGAGAAGCCAGAGAAGAATAGCAAAATTGGGGAGAAGATGGAAACAGAG GCTGatacccccagcccagccccatcaCTTGGGGAGCGGCTGGAGCCAAGGAAGATTCCTCTAGAGGATGAGGTGCCAGGGGTACCTGGAGAGATGGAGCCTGAACCTGGGTACCGTGGGGACAGAGAGAAGTCAG CCACGGAGTCGACGCCaggagagaggggggaggagaagccGATGGATGGACAGGAACACAGGGAGAGGCCGGAGGGGGAGACGGGGGATTTGGGCAAGAGAG CAGAAGATGTAAAAGGGGACCGGGAGCTTCGACCTGGGCCTCCTCGAGACGAGCCGCGGTCCAACGGGCGACGtgaggagaaggcagagaagcCGCGGTTCATGTTCAATATTGCAGACGGTGGCTTCACAG AGCTCCACACGCTGTGGCAGAATGAGGAACGGGCAGCTGTTTCCTCGGGGAAACTCAATGAGATCTGGCACCGAAGACATGACTATTGGCTTCTGGCTGGGATTGTCCT CCATGGCTACGCACGGTGGCAGGACATCCAGAATGATGCTCAGTTCGCCATTATCAACGAGCCATTTAAAACTGAAGCCAATAAGGGGAACTTTCTGGAGATGAAAAATAAGTTCCTGGCGCGGAGATTCAAG CTCCTGGAGCAGGCGCTGGTGAttgaggagcagctgcggcgggCGGCCTACCTGAACCTATCACAGGAGCCGGCGCACCCCGCCATGGCCCTCCACGCCCGCTTCGCCGAGGCCGAGTGCCTGGCCGAGAGCCACCAGCACCTCTCCAAGGAGTCGTTGGCGGGGAACAAGCCGGCCAACGCCGTGCTGCACAAGGGTAAGGGCCGCGGCGGCCCCGCGCGGGGGAGGGCCCACAACGCTGC TTCTGAACCAGCTGGAGGAGTTGCTGAGCGACATGAAGGCGGACGTGACCCGCCTGCCAGCCACGCTGTCCCGAATACCCCCCATCGCAGCCCGCCTTCAGATGTCCGAGCGCAGCATCCTCAGCCGGCTGGCCAGCAAGGGCACGGAGCCTCACCCCACACCG GCCTTCCCCCCGGGTCCGTACGCTACACCTCCGGGGTACGGGGCAGCCTTCAGCGCCGCACCCGTAGGGGCCCTGGCCGCCGCAGGCGCCAATTACAGCCAGATGCCTGCAGGGTCCTTCATCACAG CCGCCACCAACGGCCCTCCAGTGCTggtgaagaaggagaaggaaatggtGGGGGCATTGGTGTCAGACGGGCTGGATCGGAAGGAGCCCCGAGCCGGGGAGGTGATCTGTATAGACGACTGACCGGATCCCAGGCCTGCCCTTCACCCAGGCCCCGTCCCCGAGGCCGACCCCCAGCTCAGGCTCTGGGGCCTGCTGCCAGTCCTCCGCCTTCCCCACCCCTTGGGCCCCCGCTGGGCTAG